Proteins encoded in a region of the Tripterygium wilfordii isolate XIE 37 chromosome 21, ASM1340144v1, whole genome shotgun sequence genome:
- the LOC119989992 gene encoding O-fucosyltransferase 8 isoform X7, protein MLVSANGGLNQQRVAICNAVAVASLLNATLVLPRFLYSNVWKDPSQFGDIYQEDYFMNTLKDEVSIVKELPSHLKSLDIEAIGSLITDADIMKEAKPFDYSRKVLPLLLRNGVVHFLGFGNRLGFDPLPLNIQKLRCRCNFHALKFVPKIQQVGSLLIGRIRKYEGTRSLVDKQLLGNFMPDIPLKNHNATVGPSRYLALHMRFEVDMVAYSLCDFGGGETERKELQAYREVHFPLLLERLKISKPISPVKLRKLGRCPLTPEEAALVLAGLSLRRGTYIYMAGSQIYGGESKMHPFTSLYPNVVTKETLLTPSELAPFKNFSSQLAALDFIACASADVFAMTDSGSQLASLVSGFRTYYGDGHAPVLRPNKKRLAAILSESSTIGWESFEGRVRKMIEEGQRVRVRGFGRSIYRLPRCPECMCKS, encoded by the exons CTTAACGCAACTCTAGTTCTTCCCAGATTTCTTTACAGTAATGTATGGAAGGATCCTAG CCAGTTTGGTGATATTTACCAAGAAGATTACTTTATGAATACCTTGAAGGATGAAGTAAGCATTGTAAAAGAACTTCCATCACATTTGAAATCATTAGACATTGAAGCCATTGGTAGCCTA ATTACAGATGCAGATATAATGAAGGAGGCAAAGCCCTTTGATTACTCTAGAAAAGTACTTCCACTTTTACTACGTAATGGAGTAGTTCACTTCCTTGGATTTGGAAATCGACTCGGCTTTGATCCATTGCCTTTAAATATTCAG AAACTAAGATGCAGGTGTAACTTCCATGCTTTGAAGTTTGTACCAAAAATTCAACAAGTTGGGTCATTATTGATTGGAAGGATAAGGAAATATGAAGGCACCAGGAGTTTGGTGGACAAGCAACTGCTTGGAAACTTTATGCCAGACATTCCCTTAAAAAATCACAATGCCACAGTAGGCCCATCCCGGTATCTTGCTTTACACATGAGATTTGAAGTAGATATGGTGGCCTACTCCCTATGTGATTTTGGGGGTGGAGAAACTGAGAGAAAGGAACTTCAAGCCTATAGAGAAGTCCATTTCCCTCTGCTCCTTGAACGCTTGAAGATCTCCAA GCCTATTTCACCGGTGAAGCTGAGAAAGTTGGGAAGATGTCCACTAACACCAGAGGAagctgctcttgttcttgctggTCTCAGTTTACGACGTGGAACTTATATTTATATGGCTGGGTCTCAAATATATGGAGGAGAATCCAAGATGCATCCATTCACCAGCCTCTATCCCAATGTTGTCACAAAAGAAACACTCCTCACACCCAGTGAACTGGCACCTTTTAAGAACTTCTCTTCTCAG CTAGCAGCATTGGACTTCATTGCTTGCGCATCTGCTGATGTGTTTGCGATGACCGACTCTGGTAGCCAACTAGCATCGCTGGTTTCAGGATTCCGAACTTACTATGGTGATGGCCATGCACCTGTATTGCGGCCCAACAAAAAGAGGCTAGCTGCAATTTTGTCGGAGAGTAGCACCATAGGATGGGAAAGCTTTGAAGGCAGAGTGAGGAAGATGATTGAGGAGGGTCAAAGGGTGCGTGTGAGAGGTTTTGGCCGAAGTATTTATCGACTGCCAAGATGCCCAGAATGCATGTGCAAATCTTAA